TTGCGATCGCCTCTCTTAACCATAGGTATCCTTGTTCAGGTCCATAACCTTTGAAATTAGCGCGATCGCCCATATCTTCCACTGCTTTCACCATCGCATTACGACAGGCTTGGGGTAAAGGTTCAGTAACGTCACCAATGCCCAATTTGATAATTTTAGCGTCGGGATTTGCTTGAGCAAAAGCGTTAACCCGTCTAGCAATTTCAGGAAAAAGATAACCAGCTTTTAATTTTAAGTAATTATCGTTAATTCGTGCCATTATTAATAAATGTAAAGATTAATCATCTCAGTTTATCATTAATTAGGTTCTGCTGAAATAGTTGGATTCATTACATATAATCACTACTTTGCTAAGTTTCTATGGTAAATGTAACTTTTTAGCAATATATACACCATAACTATAATAATTTTTATATTTCTTGTATAATTCTATTTCCTTATTTTCAGCTTCGACTATTGCTCTAGCATCTTCACTATTACCATTTCGCATAAGGAAATCTTGAAAGTTATTCTGCATCGGTTGATAGTAATTATCTAACCAACAATGTTCTGGTAAAACAAAGTAGCCAATGGGAGAATAACCGTTTTTCTCTAATATCTTAATCTTGGAAGATGACACATCTATTTCTGGATATTCTTTTTCCCAATATTGCTGAACCTCTAAAGGGCGAGAATTACTAATCCAAGTAATTTCTGAAACTACTAATAATCCACCCACTTTTAAATAACGATTCCAGTCTATTACTCCTTTTTCAAAACCCATATTGTATATTGCACCCTCAGACCAAATAACGTCATATTCTTCGTCTTCAAAGGGTAAATTTTCCATGGAACAACAAAGAGTACTTATTTTTTCTGCCAATCCAGAATTTTTTGCCCTAGTGTTAAGTATGTCGAGAAAGTCTTGAAGAAAATCCACCGCCGTAATTTGAGCATCTAAAAGATTCCCTAATAATAGAGTAGAAGCCCCTGTGCCACAGCCTATATCGGCAATCTTCAAAGGTTGGGATTTATCTAGCATTCCTAAATCAAGTGCCTTTTTTGACTCAGTATCACCTCCAGGACCTTGTCTATAGGCATTTTTATGAAGATCTATTAAAAGTTGATAATCTTCCATTTTTTCTTCTTATGTAC
This is a stretch of genomic DNA from Cyanobacterium aponinum PCC 10605. It encodes these proteins:
- a CDS encoding class I SAM-dependent methyltransferase yields the protein MEDYQLLIDLHKNAYRQGPGGDTESKKALDLGMLDKSQPLKIADIGCGTGASTLLLGNLLDAQITAVDFLQDFLDILNTRAKNSGLAEKISTLCCSMENLPFEDEEYDVIWSEGAIYNMGFEKGVIDWNRYLKVGGLLVVSEITWISNSRPLEVQQYWEKEYPEIDVSSSKIKILEKNGYSPIGYFVLPEHCWLDNYYQPMQNNFQDFLMRNGNSEDARAIVEAENKEIELYKKYKNYYSYGVYIAKKLHLP